One Spinacia oleracea cultivar Varoflay chromosome 4, BTI_SOV_V1, whole genome shotgun sequence DNA segment encodes these proteins:
- the LOC130471677 gene encoding uncharacterized protein — protein MKTTGSGPKDKGKGIMPTNRQGGSQIRNEQLGYIDLAIWMGGKFVFNKGETDYVGGKLYTRLTVWLHELTVFSLRELVMKGMSGTIGRIIENFSVWFRLHGMNLTKGRKIIHTHDDIGRLLETKDGSNRVILYIIEESKPAFIGPSVTYQTANFKPPRPLKQATQSNPSGPQRTLTQPITTKPAGPSTVTLKQVKMEPLQSKFSLVRRSPRLGFDPDVIYMGKGTGPSENPSTVKEPNKTQLKKPIASATVKASVPKPIPSNISSVDPHTPSTEPTEIPPHTTTTPTKPSKTPLPANPPLLSPDLKTSTPRRKSVAQKGKKVKGKAGKVGKKKGKGKKKDPGDCLFENDEFGDWSESDSDFSDLDVEFEPGEEDRKQLEEDELFCEPLSTVLRGNKRVDKVAAPEVEEQVDLAPEVEEQVDLEHEVDYDSEELRSLCGSDDEVDPYPTFNPESDFKKKIVLSLGLKFPSVHAVRKAIRYHSIENHYDYYLLHNGRKRVSVYCRYRCSCPWDKKHAKLVKCVCDDPHKCRFKIHVKKLRMEETFQIKSLRLKHTCGVVHSSSKITSEWLAEKYLEEWRSEPYWRLVKFRERVYKETGLHIGYYKSWFARARAKLILYGDAADEYAAVYDYGYAILQYNPGSSAYVQCQIRDNPTPFFQRLYVCFEALKVGFKNGCRPLIGVDGCHLKGAHLGMILVAVSKDGNNNIFPVAWAVVEVENADSWTWFLDLLMKDIGHHDGEGLTLMSDRQKGLLDAISVVSSKAEVRFCARHIWANFKNKFSGTAYKDLFWAAARSTTKHWHDSYMAEIKELNEDAYNYLSDIPPVHWCRHAFGSNSRSNMLLNNLCETFNAVIREARDKPIITCLDWIRRYVMRRNAEKWEGIQKYEGRFMPFVEKVLAWVYEASLNCIVCPSRLDEWEVETAFDRHVVDLKELTCTCFRWELTGIPCPHAYACIVKKRWRPEDFVHECYSKAKYLATYSPHIKPMPGMKQWKKTDLPRPLPPLLRKMPGRPKSHKRKKEAGEDAEERFVKRGKKPNNCSNCKQPGHNKRKCNNPPGVIQPKEPGRDPSKNPWVVADRNKRAARVLRRYNAESVTQPQQQNSSAATMQQTFNAPPQSSQTGSYQPPPLSQTSSQQPGQTASQHPGPSSQTSTHQPQTSLPPKLRPKLQTTKKPVWHI, from the exons ATGAAAACGACAGGAAGTGGTCCAAAGGATAAGGGAAAGGGGATAATGCCAACGAACCGACAAGGTGGATCCCAAATCAG GAATGAGCAGTTGGGTTACATTGATCTTGCAATATGGATGGGGGGAAAGTTTGTTTTCAATAAGGGGGAAACTGATTATGTTGGTGGGAAGTTGTATACTAGATTGACAGTGTGGTTGCATGAGTTAACTGTTTTTAGTTTGAGGGAGCTTGTAATGAAAGGGATGAGTGGAACTATAGGGAGGATTATTGAGAATTTCAGTGTATGGTTTAGGCTACATGGGATGAATTTGACTAAGGGTAGGAAGATTATACACACTCATGATGATATAGGGAGGTTATTGGAGACAAAAGATGGGTCTAACAGGGTGATTTTGTACATTATTGAGGAATCCAAACCAGCTTTTATTGGCCCATCTGTTACCTACCAAACTGCCAACTTTAAACCACCAAGACCACTGAAACAAGCTACACAAAGCAATCCTTCTGGGCCACAAAGAACACTAACCCAGCCCATTACAACCAAACCTGCTGGCCCATCAACAGTGACCCTAAAACAAGTGAAAATGGAACCACTTCAGTCAAAGTTTTCCCTAGTTAGGAGAAGCCCAAGGCTTGGTTTTGATCCTGATGTGATTTACATGGGAAAGGGTACAGGGCCAAGTGAGAATCCATCCACTGTAAAAGAACCCAACAAAACCCAATTAAAAAAGCCAATTGCTTCAGCCACTGTCAAAGCAAGTGTTCCTAAACCTATTCCCTCAAATATATCTTCAGTTGATCCTCACACTCCAAGTACAGAACCAACAGAAATCCCTCCTCATACCACCACCACTCCCACAAAACCTTCAAAAACACCTCTGCCTGCAAACCCACCTCTTCTTAGTCCAGATTTGAAGACCTCTACCCCTAGGAGAAAGAGTGTAGCACAGAAGGGGAAAAAGGTCAAAGGAAAAGCAGGAAAAGTAGGGAAGAAAAAGgggaaaggaaagaaaaaggatCCTGGGGACTGTTTATTTGAAAATGATGAGTTTGGTGATTGGTCTGAAAGTGATTCAGACTTTTCAGATTTAGATGTGGAGTTTGAACCAGGGGAAGAGGACAGAAAACAACTAGAGGAGGATGAGTTGTTCTGTGAGCCATTGTCTACTGTGTTGAGGGGAAATAAGAGGGTAGATAAGGTTGCAGCACCTGAGGTGGAAGAACAAGTGGATCTAGCACCTGAGGTGGAAGAACAAGTGGATCTAGAACATGAGGTGGATTATGATTCAGAGGAGCTTAGAAGTCTTTGTGGTTCAGATGATGAAGTAGATCCATACCCTACCTTTAATCCAGAGTCAGACTTCAAGAAAAAGATTGTGCTCAGTTTGGGTTTAAAGTTCCCGAGTGTTCATGCTGTTAGGAAAGCGATAAGGTATCATTCGATCGAGAACCACTACGATTACTACCTTCTTCATAATGGAAGGAAGAGGGTGAGTGTGTATTGTAGGTATAGATGTAGTTGTCCATGGGATAAAAAGCATGCAAAGCTTGTAAAGTGTGTGTGTGATGATCCACATAAGTGTAGGTTTAAGATTCATGTGAAGAAACTAAGGATGGAAGAAACGTTTCAGATCAAGTCTTTAAGGTTAAAGCATACTTGTGGTGTGGTTCattcaagttctaaaatcaCATCGGAGTGGTTAGCTGAGAAGTATTTGGAGGAGTGGAGGTCAGAACCATATTGGAGGCTTGTTAAGTTTAGGGAAAGGGTTTACAAGGAAACGGGGCTACATATTGGATACTACAAGTCATGGTTTGCTAGGGCTAGAGCCAAATTGATTCTGTATGGGGATGCTGCAGATGAGTATGCTGCTGTGTATGACTATGGGTATGCAATTCTTCAATACAATCCTGGTTCTTCAGCCTATGTACAATGCCAGATTAGAGACAACCCCACTCCGTTCTTTCAAAGATTGTACGTCTGTTTTGAGGCTCTCAAAGTGGGTTTTAAGAATGGATGTAGGCCCCTGATTGGAGTAGATGGTTGTCACCTTAAAGGGGCTCATCTAGGAATGATCTTAGTGGCTGTGAGCAAAGATGGAAATAACAATATTTTTCCCGTAGCTTGGGCAGTGGTGGAAGTTGAGAATGCTGACAGTTGGACATGGTTTCTTGATTTGCTGATGAAGGACATAGGACACCATGACGGAGAAGGATTGACTCTTATGTCTGATAGGCAAAAG GGACTATTGGATGCTATATCTGTTGTGAGTTCAAAAGCCGAGGTCAGATTTTGTGCTAGACACATATGGGCTAACTTCAAGAATAAATTCAGTGGCACAGCCTATAAGGACCTGTTTTGGGCAGCAGCAAGATCAACAACTAAG CATTGGCATGATTCTTACATGGCTGAAATCAAAGAGCTAAACGAGGATGCATATAACTACTTGAGTGACATACCTCCTGTTCATTGGTGTAGACATGCATTTGGATCGAATTCTAGGTCTAACATGTTGCTCAACAACCTTTGTGAGACATTTAATGCTGTGATAAGGGAAGCTAGGGATAAACCAATAATAACCTGCCTAGATTGGATTAGGAGGTACGTAATGAGAAGGAATGCTGAGAAGTGGGAGGGTATTCAAAAGTATGAGGGGAGGTTTATGCCATTTGTTGAGAAGGTTTTAGCTTGGGTTTATGAAGCATCTTTGAATTGTATAGTCTGTCCTTCTAGATTAGATGAGTGGGAGGTGGAAACTGCTTTTGATAGGCATGTGGTAGATTTGAAGGAGTTGACATGCACATGCTTTAGGTGGGAGTTAACGGGAATACCATGTCCACATGCTTATGCATGTATTGTGAAGAAGAGGTGGAGGCCTGAAGATTTTGTTCATGAGTGTTACTCAAAGGCCAAATACTTAGCAACTTACTCGCCTCATATCAAGCCAATGCCCGGGATGAAGCAGTGGAAGAAAACAGATTTGCCTCGACCTTTGCCTCCACTGTTAAGGAAAATGCCAGGAAGGCCTAAGTCACataagagaaagaaagaagcaGGTGAGGATGCTGAGGAGAGGTTTGTGAAGCGAGGGAAAAAGCCGAATAACTGCTCAAACTGTAAACAACCAGGCCACAACAAGAGAAAGTGCAATAATCCACCTGGTGTTATTCAGCCCAAGGAACCAGGGAGGGATCCCTCCAAGAACCCATGGGTTGTTGCTGACAGAAACAAGAGGGCTGCAAGAGTTTTAAGG AGGTATAATGCTGAATCAGTCACTCAACCACAGCAACAAAACTCAAGTGCAGCTACCATGCAACAGACATTTAATGCTCCACCTCAATCCAGTCAGACAGGGAGTTATCAACCTCCTCCACTCAGTCAGACCTCAAGTCAGCAACCAGGTCAGACAGCAAGTCAGCATCCAGGTCCATCCAGCCAAACATCAACTCATCAGCCTCAAACATCACTCCCTCCAAAACTCAGACCCAAATTGCAGACAACAAAGAAACCAGTGTGGCATATTTAA